The following coding sequences are from one Rhipicephalus microplus isolate Deutch F79 chromosome 3, USDA_Rmic, whole genome shotgun sequence window:
- the Scox gene encoding synthesis of cytochrome c oxidase, translating into MSLTFGRCQRLLLPRMLTLSSRSPPKLQSYEACFAWCRRDFATNKRNPKDKKVPITWKSMGITFAIGGCILAGMMYAKKKKQQALDKERKRALGKAAIGGSFELVDHNNEPKSSKDFLGKWLLIYFGFTHCPDICPDELEKLGKIIDIMDKEMPDIPFQPLFISIDPERDDVKAVKAYISEFHPKILGLTGSKEQVEKASRAFRVYFSAGPRDEADDYIVDHTVIMYLVDPDGEFVDYYGQNRTANQIASAMQLQDVKYKRAKGGSWF; encoded by the exons ATGTCGCTAACGTTTGGCCGATGCCAGCGTCTTCTATTACCGAGGATGCTAACGCTATCCTCTCGATCGCCTCCCAAG CTTCAAAGTTACGAAGCCTGCTTCGCATGGTGTCGCAGGGACTTCGCTACCAATAAGCGAAAtccaaaagacaagaaagtg CCCATCACGTGGAAAAGCATGGGCATTACTTTCGCCATCGGTGGCTGCATATTAGCCGGGATGATGTacgcgaagaagaagaagcagcaAG CCTTGGATAAGGAACGCAAGAGGGCTCTGGGAAAGGCGGCCATCGGAGGCAGTTTTGAGCTGGTGGATCACAACAATGAACCCAAGTCGAGCAAGGACTTTCTGGGCAAATGGCTGCTCATATACTTCGGGTTCACCCACTGCCCCGACATCTGCCCCGACGAGCTTGAAAAATTGGGCAAGATTATAGACATCATGG acaaaGAGATGCCAGACATCCCATTTCAACCATTGTTCATATCCATAGACCCTGAGAGGGATGATGTGAAGGCAGTCAAGGCTTACATTTCAG AGTTTCATCCAAAAATCTTGGGCCTTACTGGATCTAAGGAGCAAGTGGAAAAGGCGTCAAGGGCTTTCAGAGTGTATTTCAGCGCTGGTCCTCGGGATGAGGCTGATGACTATATT GTCGACCACACAGTCATCATGTACTTGGTGGACCCCGACGGGGAATTCGTCGACTACTACGGCCAGAATAGGACTGCCAACCAAATAGCATCGGCTATGCAGCTTCAAGACGTCAAGTACAAACGTGCCAAGGGAGGCTCTTGGTTTTGA